From a region of the Candidatus Brocadia sp. genome:
- a CDS encoding helix-turn-helix domain-containing protein yields the protein MAREINRAHILLALDEKMPELLIMQVLGVGRTTIWRTRSAYVEKGLDYALHDVARPGQPRQYGIDQQAEIVALACSAPPKGAKRWTIRLLTKAARRRPKLKNISRESIRRFLKKRLQALAQGGVVYWQNHHGVSTKDV from the coding sequence ATGGCAAGGGAAATCAACCGGGCGCACATTTTATTAGCATTAGATGAAAAAATGCCTGAATTGCTCATCATGCAGGTTCTGGGCGTGGGTCGCACCACCATTTGGCGTACGCGCTCGGCTTATGTAGAAAAGGGATTGGATTATGCTTTGCACGATGTGGCACGTCCTGGGCAACCACGGCAGTACGGAATCGATCAGCAAGCCGAGATTGTAGCTTTGGCTTGTAGTGCGCCTCCGAAGGGAGCTAAGCGTTGGACGATCCGATTGCTTACCAAGGCTGCGCGTCGGCGTCCCAAGCTGAAAAACATCAGCCGTGAAAGTATTCGCCGGTTTCTAAAAAAACGACTGCAAGCCTTGGCGCAAGGTGGTGTGGTGTATTGGCAAAATCACCACGGAGTATCGACAAAGGATGTATGA
- a CDS encoding IS4 family transposase: MIPKVSQSEEIEYRGYTCERRCQEYELWQLGEIGLVLVRGKNDPNYSIWKELLAEHHYLHSAKLYGQQIKYLVKSSEAGWIGAMSFSSSAWRVKVRDERLGWDEEERKSGLRKVVSNSRFLIVPWLRVKNLASHVMSKALRRLRSDWEEAYKAVPVLVESYVEKERYEGTCYKASNWEYLGETQGRGRNDRYHEKRLSRKHVFVYELEEGILEAGRQERGCEDWVEEEFQGVRLANRAKKKRVMSIVRDFFASPASPIPMACNTEAKLKGAYRFFGDEGVKPADILDAHIQQTLKRAGEHKVVLSVNDTTSMNLSGHEATEGLGCLSTKQGEDGYFLHDTVVFTTTGIPLGVLDAQTWARDPDEHGKKAKRKQKPIEEKESYKWLRSLQATARAVKEASGVDWVSVGDREADTYELFELASHEEVSFLVRSFHNRRVCEDAKVWEVVDREAPVGRMRVFVKGKDKREREAELEIRFREVRIRHPKKEKEEVRLWAIRAKEVSPPKGEEGLDWKLLTNREVRDFEQACEKVQWYTVRFRIEVFHKILKSGRRSEDRRLGSLDRLERCLTIDMITAWRLMYLTMLGRETPEVASDLLFSEQEVEVLKLIKYRGEYAANKGKSLSLREAILIIAPLGGFVKGKGREPGVEVMWRGIRRLADILIGVSLTTSIPQFDSG, from the coding sequence ATGATACCAAAAGTAAGCCAGAGCGAAGAAATTGAATATAGGGGATATACATGCGAAAGGAGATGCCAGGAGTACGAGCTGTGGCAATTGGGAGAGATCGGGTTAGTATTGGTAAGAGGGAAAAATGATCCCAACTATAGTATTTGGAAAGAGCTGTTGGCGGAGCATCATTATTTGCATTCAGCGAAGTTGTATGGACAGCAGATAAAATATTTGGTAAAGAGTTCAGAGGCAGGGTGGATAGGGGCGATGTCGTTTTCATCATCGGCATGGCGAGTAAAGGTGCGAGATGAGCGATTAGGATGGGATGAAGAGGAGAGGAAGAGTGGTTTAAGGAAAGTGGTAAGCAACAGTCGATTTTTGATAGTGCCGTGGTTGCGGGTGAAGAACCTTGCATCGCATGTGATGTCAAAGGCGCTCAGGAGGCTGCGTAGTGATTGGGAAGAAGCGTATAAGGCGGTGCCCGTCCTGGTGGAGAGCTATGTGGAGAAGGAGCGTTATGAGGGGACATGTTATAAGGCGTCGAATTGGGAGTATTTGGGGGAGACGCAAGGGCGAGGGAGGAACGACAGATATCATGAGAAGAGACTTTCAAGGAAACATGTGTTTGTCTATGAGTTAGAAGAGGGGATATTGGAAGCAGGAAGGCAAGAGAGAGGATGCGAGGATTGGGTGGAGGAAGAATTTCAGGGGGTAAGGCTTGCCAACCGAGCGAAGAAAAAAAGGGTAATGAGTATCGTGCGGGATTTTTTTGCAAGTCCGGCATCACCGATACCCATGGCATGTAACACGGAGGCGAAGTTGAAGGGGGCATACCGATTTTTTGGGGATGAGGGGGTAAAGCCGGCGGATATATTAGATGCGCATATACAGCAGACCCTCAAGAGGGCCGGAGAGCATAAGGTGGTCCTTTCGGTAAATGATACGACGAGCATGAATTTGTCTGGCCATGAAGCGACAGAGGGACTAGGGTGTTTGTCAACGAAGCAAGGGGAGGATGGGTATTTTCTGCACGATACGGTGGTCTTTACCACGACCGGGATACCTTTGGGGGTATTAGATGCGCAGACATGGGCAAGAGACCCTGATGAACACGGGAAGAAGGCAAAGAGAAAGCAAAAGCCGATCGAGGAGAAGGAGAGTTATAAGTGGTTAAGGAGTCTGCAAGCGACAGCCAGAGCCGTGAAAGAGGCGTCCGGAGTGGACTGGGTGAGTGTGGGGGATAGGGAAGCGGATACCTATGAATTGTTTGAACTGGCAAGCCACGAGGAGGTTTCATTCTTAGTGCGCTCTTTTCATAACAGGAGGGTGTGTGAGGATGCCAAGGTATGGGAAGTCGTGGACAGAGAGGCGCCTGTTGGTAGGATGAGGGTGTTTGTCAAAGGGAAAGACAAGAGAGAAAGAGAGGCGGAGTTAGAGATACGGTTTCGGGAAGTCAGGATAAGGCATCCCAAAAAGGAGAAAGAGGAGGTAAGGCTGTGGGCAATACGAGCGAAAGAGGTATCGCCACCGAAGGGAGAAGAGGGGCTGGACTGGAAATTGTTAACCAATAGAGAAGTCAGGGACTTTGAGCAGGCGTGTGAAAAGGTGCAGTGGTATACGGTACGATTTCGGATAGAGGTGTTTCACAAGATATTAAAGAGTGGCCGCAGGAGTGAGGACCGGAGGCTGGGGAGTTTGGATAGGCTGGAGAGGTGCTTAACCATTGATATGATTACAGCATGGCGGTTGATGTATTTAACCATGCTAGGCAGAGAGACACCGGAGGTTGCAAGTGATTTGCTTTTTAGTGAGCAGGAAGTAGAAGTTTTGAAACTGATCAAATACCGTGGAGAATATGCTGCAAATAAGGGTAAGAGTTTGTCATTGCGTGAGGCAATTCTTATTATTGCACCGCTTGGTGGATTTGTAAAGGGCAAAGGCAGGGAGCCTGGTGTGGAAGTAATGTGGCGGGGAATACGCAGGCTTGCTGATATTTTGATAGGTGTTTCTCTGACAACGAGTATCCCTCAATTTGATTCTGGTTAA
- a CDS encoding IS3 family transposase yields the protein MIEPDNKEISVRRQCELLGLNRSNVYYEPVGVTEERLRLMHRVDEIFTEYPFYGSRRIQETLEREGIRVGRERVQRYMREMGLRAIYPKRSLSKRHPGYKIYPYLLRDKEISGPNAVWVTDITYLRLKRGFVYLTATIDWYSRYVVSWRISNTMEVTFCVEALEAALEKGSPEIFNSDQGSQFTSDEFTGTLLRKRIAISMDGRGRAFDNIFRFFSQLVNKN from the coding sequence TTGATAGAACCGGATAATAAGGAAATAAGTGTACGCCGGCAATGTGAGCTGTTAGGTTTAAATAGGTCGAACGTGTACTATGAGCCAGTGGGGGTGACAGAAGAGAGACTCCGGCTAATGCATCGAGTAGATGAGATATTTACGGAATATCCCTTTTATGGGAGTCGGCGTATACAAGAGACGTTAGAACGCGAGGGTATACGGGTAGGTAGGGAACGAGTGCAAAGGTATATGAGGGAGATGGGTTTACGTGCGATATACCCGAAGAGGAGTCTGAGTAAGAGGCATCCTGGTTACAAGATATACCCCTATCTTCTCAGAGATAAGGAAATTAGTGGTCCGAATGCGGTATGGGTAACGGATATAACATACCTGCGGCTTAAACGGGGATTTGTATACCTGACAGCAACAATAGATTGGTATAGCCGTTATGTGGTATCGTGGCGTATAAGCAATACGATGGAAGTGACATTTTGTGTAGAGGCCTTGGAGGCGGCCTTAGAGAAGGGTAGCCCGGAGATATTTAATAGTGACCAGGGTTCGCAGTTTACGAGCGATGAATTTACGGGAACACTGTTAAGGAAAAGGATCGCAATCAGTATGGATGGTCGTGGTCGTGCGTTTGATAACATTTTTAGGTTCTTCTCCCAATTAGTCAATAAGAATTGA
- a CDS encoding MBL fold metallo-hydrolase yields MMMNDLILRRFTVGSFPVNGYLVADPVTRIGAFIDPGGFSKEIEVFVKERHILLRHLFITHGHWDHTEGLVEFTGRYQAQSYAGEGEVNAASHSLRGGEIIEVGHLQFHALPTPGHTPCGISYSVPGCVFTGDALFCGTVGGTGSLKEAKRQIDHIRKHVFSLPDETLVFPAHGPMTTVGIEKYTNPFFR; encoded by the coding sequence ATGATGATGAATGATCTGATATTGAGACGCTTTACGGTAGGAAGCTTCCCGGTCAACGGGTATCTGGTAGCCGATCCAGTGACACGGATCGGGGCATTTATCGATCCGGGTGGTTTCAGCAAAGAGATTGAGGTCTTTGTTAAAGAACGACACATCCTGCTTCGGCATCTCTTTATTACGCATGGTCACTGGGACCATACGGAAGGACTGGTTGAGTTTACCGGCCGCTATCAGGCACAAAGCTATGCCGGAGAAGGGGAGGTCAATGCCGCCAGCCATTCGTTACGGGGTGGTGAGATCATTGAAGTCGGGCATTTACAATTTCACGCGCTCCCCACACCGGGGCACACACCATGCGGCATCTCATACTCTGTGCCCGGTTGTGTATTTACCGGTGACGCCCTCTTTTGCGGTACGGTTGGCGGCACTGGTTCGCTAAAAGAGGCCAAACGCCAGATCGATCATATCCGCAAGCACGTCTTTTCCTTGCCAGACGAGACCCTGGTCTTTCCCGCCCATGGCCCCATGACCACCGTGGGTATCGAAAAATACACCAATCCCTTCTTCAGATAA
- a CDS encoding PDZ domain-containing protein, giving the protein MPVSVDGQSFDTKDFFTLEGLGFEKDKVNFNKGWLGIFMENAEGKGVLVKEITRGSPAAEAGLKVGDVITKVNDKSTTGKDELNLIQFKKTIEAIGAGGTPALTVSRDNTEIMLYPRLFGKLLKDVTEPMSSFISDEGHGLTEEDKSAPLLFPPLHGGNGEEKNLSPSGERKMPPHSEHKGTSFIEFAIKSERYRGMLGTTLQRIGEEIYVREGFQSNDEANPFRLSVVNYFMLHPFDIPKIGQDIVDMLCREDVRAQIGFAAALLDESPGIPPHTEQLQKMGTTGLQRQLQIVVDCLPSCVSLVKEAFSGLSQGEVEFLYQNAHKVWLPNEKVEPKDLARVLALSQKVDLAKLFQATSLLLRQLAPFSDEQGIAGQEKTYPEAMQTKVSPFRLPASLQGAHQPEISDETDLRQKPAENIGSARERETGDIFPDSIPSSGARGLGASQDFAGDILFVQDTSIGKIFVGGTGTSYYYADAAVIIDLGGNDCYFNHAGSSNRDTPVSLCIDLSGDDTYQTDAPFSQGTGRFGIGLLIDFQGNDQYSGKDFSQAACLFGVGLLLDNDGNDFYNSRVVNQGVGFFGAGILNDARGNDVYFSRQFGQGVGFTKGFGALRDTQGNDYYFAGGTYPDFRDSEKSFQSMAQGMGMGIRPEETIVGASGGIGMLIDQKGADQYHGDYFSQGSGYYFSLGFLYDKEGNDKYYAGRYAQGAGIHSAIGLVKDTSGDDTYECTFGVSQGCGHDTGIGFLVDDCGNDTYRSETTSQGVGLEKGIGVLADFCGNDLYGANDHSHGVSSLSKTEEIGGMGIFIDNQGNRDVFPDTIAENLLLYRSNGGLVLNR; this is encoded by the coding sequence ATGCCAGTTTCCGTTGATGGACAGAGTTTTGACACCAAAGACTTTTTTACGCTTGAAGGCCTGGGATTTGAGAAGGATAAGGTTAATTTCAATAAAGGCTGGCTGGGTATCTTTATGGAAAATGCAGAAGGGAAAGGTGTTCTGGTAAAGGAGATTACCCGGGGATCGCCTGCTGCTGAGGCAGGTTTGAAGGTTGGAGATGTTATTACAAAGGTTAATGATAAATCTACCACAGGCAAGGATGAACTCAATCTCATCCAGTTCAAAAAGACCATAGAAGCCATCGGCGCAGGGGGTACGCCTGCACTTACGGTTTCCCGCGATAATACCGAAATCATGCTTTATCCAAGACTGTTTGGGAAACTGCTCAAGGATGTGACGGAACCCATGTCTTCTTTTATCTCAGACGAAGGTCATGGGCTTACAGAAGAGGATAAAAGTGCCCCGCTTTTATTTCCCCCTTTGCATGGGGGAAATGGGGAGGAGAAAAATCTATCTCCGAGTGGAGAAAGAAAAATGCCTCCCCATTCAGAACACAAAGGGACAAGTTTTATTGAATTTGCAATCAAAAGCGAAAGATACAGGGGCATGCTTGGCACAACATTACAGCGGATTGGCGAAGAGATCTATGTGCGGGAAGGATTCCAATCCAATGACGAGGCCAATCCGTTTCGTTTGTCCGTCGTAAACTATTTCATGCTGCACCCCTTTGATATTCCAAAGATTGGCCAGGATATTGTCGATATGCTGTGCAGGGAAGATGTCCGTGCTCAGATAGGGTTTGCAGCAGCATTGCTGGATGAATCTCCCGGCATCCCACCGCATACGGAGCAATTACAAAAAATGGGAACGACTGGCTTGCAAAGGCAATTACAGATCGTTGTAGATTGTTTACCATCCTGTGTTTCGCTCGTGAAAGAAGCATTTTCTGGCTTATCACAGGGAGAGGTTGAATTTCTGTATCAAAACGCCCATAAAGTTTGGTTGCCCAACGAGAAGGTTGAACCAAAGGACCTCGCCAGGGTACTGGCGCTATCTCAAAAGGTTGACCTGGCAAAGTTGTTTCAGGCGACATCATTGCTGCTGCGTCAACTTGCCCCTTTCTCTGATGAACAGGGCATAGCCGGGCAGGAAAAGACATATCCCGAAGCGATGCAAACGAAGGTATCGCCATTTCGTCTGCCAGCATCCCTTCAGGGTGCACATCAGCCGGAAATTTCCGATGAAACAGACTTGAGACAAAAACCAGCGGAGAATATTGGATCAGCACGGGAAAGGGAAACCGGCGATATATTCCCAGATAGTATCCCCTCCTCTGGCGCGAGGGGGTTAGGGGCATCACAAGATTTTGCCGGTGACATTCTGTTTGTGCAGGATACCAGCATCGGAAAGATCTTTGTGGGTGGAACAGGCACTTCGTATTATTATGCCGATGCGGCAGTGATCATCGACCTCGGGGGGAATGATTGTTACTTTAATCATGCGGGTTCATCCAACAGGGACACTCCGGTATCTCTTTGTATCGATTTGTCCGGTGATGATACTTACCAAACGGATGCCCCGTTCTCACAGGGTACGGGAAGGTTTGGAATTGGACTCCTGATAGATTTTCAGGGGAATGATCAGTATTCAGGTAAAGATTTTTCGCAGGCAGCGTGCCTGTTTGGAGTCGGGTTGTTACTGGATAACGACGGCAACGATTTTTATAACAGCCGCGTCGTCAATCAGGGAGTGGGTTTCTTCGGGGCAGGGATTCTCAATGATGCGCGAGGTAACGATGTTTATTTTAGCCGGCAGTTTGGCCAGGGCGTGGGGTTCACAAAGGGCTTTGGCGCATTAAGAGATACGCAGGGAAATGATTATTACTTTGCCGGTGGAACATATCCGGATTTCCGTGATTCTGAGAAATCGTTTCAGTCCATGGCACAGGGGATGGGGATGGGTATCCGGCCGGAAGAAACCATTGTTGGGGCATCAGGCGGGATTGGCATGCTGATCGATCAAAAAGGCGCTGATCAGTATCATGGAGACTATTTTTCTCAGGGCAGCGGCTATTATTTTTCCCTGGGATTTTTGTATGATAAAGAGGGCAACGATAAATATTATGCGGGTCGCTATGCCCAGGGCGCTGGTATCCATTCAGCCATTGGTCTCGTAAAAGACACCTCCGGCGACGACACCTATGAGTGCACCTTTGGCGTTTCGCAGGGGTGCGGACATGACACTGGCATCGGGTTTCTGGTGGATGATTGCGGAAATGACACATATCGGAGCGAAACCACTTCGCAGGGCGTTGGCCTGGAAAAAGGCATTGGTGTCCTGGCGGATTTTTGTGGAAATGACCTTTATGGTGCAAACGATC
- a CDS encoding transposase, producing the protein MIKYIGLDAHSSTCTFNVTDERGREVDNTTIESNGRLLVKYVRGVEGVKKLTFEECELSNWLYEILRPEVDELIVCNPVANGDYKKKKTDKMDARKLSNLLRGGFLVPVYHDGSKRERLRSLMSGYQDFIEEGVRLKNRYKSLFRKSGKKIKGEALYNDESFLEGLERRDFQFIGTQIYQLLEKMEEGRQEYVKEIVRCSKGFKEIKYLKSIPGIGSIQAAKIVSQVIDPERFSSKYKYYSYCGLVRHKRISDGRGYGSEKIWGNRILKCVYKMAGHSVLKGKSGLRNYYDTLRLKGIGHDNAYNAVCRKIAAISLSVWRKSEKYDDRLITGNLIK; encoded by the coding sequence ATGATAAAGTATATAGGATTGGATGCACATTCGTCAACATGTACATTCAATGTGACGGATGAAAGAGGGAGGGAAGTAGACAACACTACGATTGAGAGCAATGGCCGGCTTTTGGTGAAGTATGTGAGGGGAGTGGAGGGTGTTAAGAAACTGACCTTTGAAGAGTGTGAATTAAGCAACTGGCTGTATGAGATATTGAGACCAGAAGTAGATGAGTTGATCGTATGCAATCCAGTAGCAAACGGTGATTACAAGAAGAAAAAGACGGACAAGATGGATGCCAGGAAGCTGTCGAATCTTTTGCGAGGAGGTTTTCTCGTACCGGTATATCATGATGGTTCAAAGAGGGAGAGGTTAAGGAGTTTAATGTCCGGGTATCAGGATTTCATTGAAGAGGGTGTGAGGCTAAAGAACCGATACAAATCCTTATTTCGGAAAAGTGGGAAGAAAATCAAAGGTGAAGCGTTATATAACGACGAGAGTTTCCTGGAAGGATTAGAGCGAAGAGACTTTCAATTTATTGGCACGCAGATCTATCAGCTTTTAGAGAAGATGGAAGAAGGCAGGCAGGAATATGTAAAAGAGATCGTTCGATGCAGTAAGGGATTTAAAGAGATAAAATATCTCAAGAGCATTCCCGGCATTGGGAGTATCCAGGCGGCGAAGATCGTATCACAGGTAATAGACCCGGAGAGGTTTAGCAGTAAGTACAAATATTACAGCTACTGTGGGTTGGTGAGGCATAAGAGGATAAGTGATGGGAGGGGATATGGGAGTGAAAAGATTTGGGGAAATCGGATATTAAAATGCGTATACAAGATGGCAGGACATTCGGTTTTAAAGGGTAAGAGCGGTTTAAGGAACTATTACGATACCTTGCGGTTGAAAGGCATCGGTCATGACAATGCCTATAATGCAGTATGTCGTAAGATAGCGGCAATATCTTTAAGCGTGTGGAGGAAGAGTGAGAAATATGATGACAGACTGATCACTGGCAATCTAATCAAGTAA
- a CDS encoding pentapeptide repeat-containing protein: MSHAEENQRQDKTIFIQETVSGINLTQEDFSNRRLIGSTVQSFTMQDGRCRYLRAQGTRFQNFSVDHVLCDQGHYQGCSWTGLEVRNSFLTGSHFFGCTFEATRGELSSFGLSVFSGCKLRGSRLREVSLSGTWWQGCRFEEEDYFFVRCPSSIFLETTFVGCRLQKAIFRAATFIRCTFERCTLNESVFHKARFIDTKWIDTDIQQAADLERVRYD, from the coding sequence ATGAGTCATGCGGAAGAAAATCAACGTCAGGACAAAACGATCTTTATTCAGGAAACCGTTTCCGGGATAAACCTGACGCAGGAAGATTTTTCCAACCGGCGTCTGATCGGCAGTACGGTGCAGTCCTTCACGATGCAGGATGGACGTTGCCGTTATCTCCGGGCTCAAGGTACCCGTTTCCAGAATTTTTCCGTTGACCACGTCTTGTGTGATCAGGGACATTATCAGGGCTGCTCATGGACGGGTTTGGAGGTCAGGAATTCTTTTCTTACCGGAAGCCATTTCTTCGGATGCACGTTTGAGGCGACAAGGGGAGAACTCAGTTCGTTTGGCCTGTCCGTTTTTTCCGGCTGCAAACTCCGTGGTTCCAGGCTTCGTGAGGTCTCCCTGAGCGGCACCTGGTGGCAAGGCTGCCGGTTTGAAGAGGAAGATTATTTCTTTGTCCGCTGCCCCTCATCGATTTTTCTTGAAACAACGTTCGTGGGATGTCGTCTGCAAAAGGCCATTTTCCGCGCAGCAACCTTCATCCGCTGCACTTTTGAGAGATGTACGCTCAACGAATCGGTATTCCACAAGGCCAGATTTATTGACACGAAGTGGATTGACACCGATATTCAGCAGGCGGCCGACCTGGAGCGGGTTCGGTATGATTAG
- a CDS encoding IS630 family transposase translates to MWCIGKITTEYRQRMYELLELYARPYRKEEPVICVDEKNKQLLQQTRAPIVARPGAPTKGDYEYRRAGTRNIFLAVEPKGGHRQAEVTARRTKPDFVRFIGRLVEKVYAGAEKIHLVMDNLNTHFRRSFEEVLGVKRAERMLARVEFHYTPKHASWRNMAEIEIGVMDRQQTAQRSDT, encoded by the coding sequence GTGTGGTGTATTGGCAAAATCACCACGGAGTATCGACAAAGGATGTATGAACTGTTGGAACTCTATGCACGGCCATATCGGAAAGAGGAGCCCGTGATCTGCGTGGACGAGAAAAACAAACAGCTTTTACAACAGACCCGGGCACCGATTGTGGCCAGACCTGGTGCGCCAACGAAGGGGGATTACGAATACCGGCGTGCTGGCACGCGCAACATCTTCTTGGCGGTGGAGCCAAAGGGTGGACACCGCCAAGCGGAGGTGACAGCCCGTCGCACCAAGCCTGATTTTGTTCGGTTCATAGGCCGATTGGTAGAAAAGGTCTATGCCGGAGCAGAGAAGATTCATCTGGTGATGGACAATCTGAATACTCATTTCCGCAGGAGTTTTGAAGAAGTTTTGGGTGTCAAGCGTGCGGAACGGATGCTGGCAAGGGTAGAGTTTCACTACACGCCAAAGCACGCCAGTTGGCGGAATATGGCAGAAATTGAAATAGGAGTTATGGATAGACAGCAGACTGCCCAACGAAGTGATACTTAG
- a CDS encoding IS1634 family transposase, giving the protein MFLREKTRTKDGKTHRYWSVVENRRVSGRRVVQRQVLSLGELNDNQRAGWVRTIEAVSGKEPKPRQLALFPDDREAMPIPDGETVQVRLDKIELRHPREWGASWLGLHVWDMLELDAFWRKRLPSSRKGTSWLNILKALVCYRLTDPGSEFRFHREWYVRSAIGDLLGEDYSLAQKDKAYRCLDLLLEHRDELFAYLKEKWGKLFGAKYDVLLYDLTSTYFESEPPPAGSGSKKRFGYSRDKRSDCVQVVVALVLTPEGFPVAYEVYPGNTRDTATLEEFLDRIEKQYGKFRRTWLMDRGIPTEEMLEKMRERGIDYLVGTPKGHLTRVEKPLLEQTWMRARESVRVKVLRQESEFYVYVESHDRVSKERAMRRRRLRRLWMGLRELRNRKALTRDDLLMHIGALKKEAGRDYRLVTISIPKPQEPVNENTFRFSLDREHLRQAYRREVRYLLRSNTQATAPETVWENYLLLTRIEQAFKDLKGSLSLRPPWHQLERRIEAHIFVSFLAFCLHTTLRNLARGRAGGLTSEAILEKLSGIQMIDVHLPTTDDRHIVMSRYTQPEKDVALLLAQLGLALPEQPPPKVYASGQVGL; this is encoded by the coding sequence ATGTTTCTCCGGGAAAAGACACGAACGAAAGATGGGAAAACCCACCGTTATTGGAGCGTGGTGGAGAACCGCCGGGTCAGCGGAAGAAGGGTAGTGCAGCGGCAGGTTCTCTCTCTGGGAGAGCTCAATGACAACCAACGCGCTGGGTGGGTTCGGACGATAGAGGCGGTGTCTGGTAAAGAACCCAAGCCAAGACAACTGGCATTGTTTCCGGACGACCGGGAAGCCATGCCGATACCGGATGGTGAGACCGTTCAGGTGAGATTGGACAAAATAGAGTTGCGCCATCCACGGGAGTGGGGAGCAAGCTGGTTGGGATTGCATGTATGGGATATGCTGGAACTGGACGCATTTTGGAGAAAGCGTCTGCCGTCAAGCCGGAAGGGAACAAGCTGGCTGAATATCCTGAAGGCGCTTGTCTGTTACCGGTTGACCGATCCGGGAAGCGAATTTCGTTTTCACCGTGAGTGGTACGTGCGGAGCGCAATAGGTGATCTGCTGGGAGAGGATTATTCCCTGGCGCAGAAGGACAAGGCGTATCGTTGTTTGGATTTGTTGCTTGAGCATCGGGACGAGTTGTTTGCCTATTTAAAGGAGAAGTGGGGAAAACTCTTTGGGGCGAAGTACGATGTGCTGCTGTATGATTTGACGAGTACGTATTTTGAGAGTGAACCGCCACCGGCTGGATCGGGGAGTAAGAAGCGGTTTGGATATAGCCGGGACAAACGTTCGGATTGCGTGCAGGTGGTAGTGGCGTTGGTGTTGACGCCGGAAGGATTTCCCGTAGCCTACGAAGTGTATCCGGGCAATACCAGAGACACCGCAACGCTGGAGGAATTTCTGGATCGGATTGAAAAGCAGTATGGGAAATTCCGGCGCACCTGGCTTATGGATCGCGGTATTCCAACGGAGGAGATGTTGGAAAAGATGCGTGAGCGCGGGATTGATTATTTGGTTGGGACTCCGAAGGGGCATTTGACGAGAGTAGAAAAACCGCTACTCGAACAAACCTGGATGCGGGCGAGGGAGAGCGTCCGCGTGAAAGTTCTTCGGCAGGAATCGGAGTTTTACGTTTACGTGGAAAGCCATGACCGGGTGTCTAAGGAGCGTGCCATGCGTAGGCGCAGACTCAGACGTTTGTGGATGGGTCTGCGCGAACTTCGCAATCGAAAAGCCCTCACGCGCGATGACCTGCTCATGCATATTGGCGCGTTAAAGAAAGAAGCCGGACGAGACTACAGACTGGTCACGATCTCCATTCCCAAACCGCAGGAACCGGTCAATGAGAATACGTTCCGGTTCAGTTTGGATCGGGAACATCTGAGGCAGGCGTATCGGCGCGAGGTGCGTTATTTGCTTCGTTCCAACACGCAAGCCACCGCGCCAGAAACCGTCTGGGAAAATTATTTGCTGTTGACGCGGATAGAACAGGCATTTAAGGACTTGAAGGGATCGCTTTCCCTCCGCCCCCCATGGCACCAACTGGAACGGAGAATTGAAGCCCATATCTTTGTCTCCTTTTTGGCTTTTTGTCTCCACACGACGTTGCGCAATCTTGCGCGGGGGAGGGCCGGAGGGCTGACGTCTGAAGCGATTTTGGAAAAACTGTCGGGCATTCAAATGATAGACGTTCATTTACCGACCACGGATGACCGTCATATTGTCATGAGCCGTTATACCCAGCCGGAGAAGGATGTTGCTCTCCTTTTGGCACAGTTGGGATTGGCGCTTCCTGAACAACCGCCGCCCAAGGTTTACGCATCCGGACAGGTCGGCCTGTAG